In Bacteroidales bacterium, the sequence GTCTACACTCCGCTGGGTAATGAAATTCAGCTGAACGGGAACCTGTTACCGGCTAATGAATATAAAGTCAGCTGGTATGATCCACGGTCAGGCAAGACAGCAAAAGGAACAAATGTTAAGAAAAGTGCGGTTCTCAAATTTGAAGCTCCTTCAAGGGGACCCGGATTCGACTGGATTCTGATACTTGATGCCGCAGCAAAATAATGAAATTAGGGATCAGCACATATACGTATACCTGGGCATTCGGAATACCGGGACAGCAGCCGGAGGTTCATATGGATCCTTTCGGCCTGATTGATAAAGCTGCGGATTTTGGGATCGACTGTGTGCAGATTGCTGACAACTTTGACCTATCTGCACTTGATTCCGCACGATTATCGGTCCTTGCATCTTATGCAGCAAAGAAAAACATCGAAATTGAAGCCGGATCGAGGGGATTGACCGAAGAAAACCTGGACCGGTGCATTGATGTGGCAAAAAAACTGTCATCTCCCATTTTACGAATGGTCATTGATCAGAAGGATTATAAACCCGCACCGGATACTGTTATTTCAATTATCAGAAATGCAGCATCCAAACTGGCCTCACAAAAAATCACACTTGTCCTTGAAAACCACGACAGGCTGCCCTCCATTGTATTCAGGGAAATTATTGAGAAATCAGGAACTGAATTTGCTGCGATCTGCCTTGATTGTGTAAACTCAATGGGAATCGGGGAAGGATTGCAGACTGTGATCGAAAACCTTGCCCCGCTTACCGTTAATCTTCACGTTAAGGATTTCTCGGTGAAAAGGTTATCCCATATGATGGGCTTCTTAATTGAAGGTAAACCGGCAGGACAAGGTTTCCTTGAGTTGCCCCTGATCCTGGAAAAATTGAATGCATACGGCAAATGCCGGAGCGCCATCCTTGAACTATGGACCCCGCCTGCAACGCAGGTTGAAGAAACCCTGAAACGTGAGGAGGAATGGGCAACTGAAAGTATAGTTTACCTGAAAAAAATAATGAAGCCATGAATACAAAAATCACTCTTGTCGGAGCCGGAGGCAAAATGGGAATGCGGCTTTCCCGGAACCTTAAAGATTCGGAATACAAAATGTTTTACCTCGAGGTAAGCCAGGCCGGGATCGACCGTCTGAAGGAAATCGGGCTGGCCGTTTCCGATGAAAAGGAAGTTGTCAGCCAGTCGGATGTGGTTATACTGGCCGTTCCTGATACTGCACTGGCTAAGATTTCATCGGTTATCATTCCGCAAATGAAGCCCGGCTCGCTGGTTATGACCCTTGATCCGGCGGTTGCCCGGGCCGGAAGGCTATATCTGAGGAAGGATGTGGCCTATTTTATAGCACATCCTGCACATCCTTCGGTATTCAACTGGGAACCGACACCGGAAGCTCAAAAGGATTTTTTCGGCGGTACACTTGCCAAACAGGCCATTGTTTGTGCGTTAATGCAGGGAGAGGATAAGGATTACCTCCTTGGCGAAAACATTTCGAAAAAAATGTACAGTCCGGTTTACCAGGCATTTAAAATAACCATGGAACAAATGGCTTTGCTTGAGCCGGCTCTTGTGGAGACACTTTCTTCCTCGTGCCTTGACCTGGTTAGAGAAGGAATGGAAGAGATTATTAAAAGAGGGGTTCCGGCTGATGCAGCCCGGGCTTTTTTACTGGGCCATATAAATATTCAGCTTGCCGTGCTCTTTAAAGAACTTCCGAACGCTGTATTTTCAGATGCAGCAAATAAAGCACTTGAGAGAGGGCGCCGCATTCTTTTCAAGGAAGACTGGAAAAAAATCTTTGAGCCCGAGAATGTATTACAACAGGTGATTGATATAACCTAATTATCAAAAAATGAATAAACTGAGATTTGCTGTTTTTGGATGCGGCT encodes:
- a CDS encoding TIM barrel protein, with translation MKLGISTYTYTWAFGIPGQQPEVHMDPFGLIDKAADFGIDCVQIADNFDLSALDSARLSVLASYAAKKNIEIEAGSRGLTEENLDRCIDVAKKLSSPILRMVIDQKDYKPAPDTVISIIRNAASKLASQKITLVLENHDRLPSIVFREIIEKSGTEFAAICLDCVNSMGIGEGLQTVIENLAPLTVNLHVKDFSVKRLSHMMGFLIEGKPAGQGFLELPLILEKLNAYGKCRSAILELWTPPATQVEETLKREEEWATESIVYLKKIMKP
- a CDS encoding phosphogluconate dehydrogenase C-terminal domain-containing protein, whose product is MNTKITLVGAGGKMGMRLSRNLKDSEYKMFYLEVSQAGIDRLKEIGLAVSDEKEVVSQSDVVILAVPDTALAKISSVIIPQMKPGSLVMTLDPAVARAGRLYLRKDVAYFIAHPAHPSVFNWEPTPEAQKDFFGGTLAKQAIVCALMQGEDKDYLLGENISKKMYSPVYQAFKITMEQMALLEPALVETLSSSCLDLVREGMEEIIKRGVPADAARAFLLGHINIQLAVLFKELPNAVFSDAANKALERGRRILFKEDWKKIFEPENVLQQVIDIT